DNA from Limnohabitans sp.:
TCTCTGACGCCTTGCTGCACACCATGGGCGTGAGCAAACGCCACATGACCCTGATCGACACCCCCCAACGCGCCGAACTGCTCACCCATGTGCAAGGCCTGCACGCCCGGCGCACCGGTGGCGGCTCAGCGGGCAACACCGTGGTGGCACTGGCCCAATTGGGCGGCAAAGCGTTTTATTCGTGCCGTGTGGCCGACGATGAACTGGGCGCTTTTTACAGCCAAGACCTGCAAGCCAACGGCGTGGCCACCAACCTGACCCACACACAGGCGAAAGAAGGCCAAACCGGCAGCTGCATGGTGCTGGTCACCCCCGACGCCGAGCGCAGCATGTGCACTTTTTTAGGTGCCACCTCGCAGCTGGACGCCAGCTCTTTGCATCCGCAAGACATCGCCAAGTCCAAAATTTATTACATGGAAGGCTATCTGGCCGCATCGCCCAGTGGCCTCGAAGCCGCTGTTCAAGGTCGCCAGATTGCCATCGAGCACCAAGTGGCCACGGCCCTCACCCTCAGTGATGTCAGCATGATCAACTTCTGCCGCGCAGGCCTAGAAGCCATGATCGGCAACGGCCTGGTCTATTTGTTTGCCAACGAAGAAGAAGCGCAAACCTGGTGTGGCACCACCGAGCTGGACGCCATCATTGGCCAGCTTTCGGCTTTGGCCAAAACCGTGTGCCTGACGCGAGGCGCTAAAGGCTGCATCGTGATTCAAGGCAACCAGCGCATCGAAGTGCCCGCCGTGCCCGCCCAAGCGGTGGACACCAACGGCGCTGGCGACATGTTTGCCGGGGCCTTCTTGTACGGGATCACGCATGGCCAAACGCCATCCGAGGCAGCTGCGCTGGCCAACCGCACGGCCGCCGCCGTGGTCAGCCAACATGGCAACCGCTTGACGGCGGTTCAGATGCAGCAAATCCACGCCGACTTCCTGAAGGCCTGAGCATCACCAAATCCTCCTTCTGGTCTCCGGTGATCTCGATAAAGCATTCGTCATCAGCGCCAAGCGACTGGGCCGTCATTCGATGGTCGGCGAGCGCCATGCCATAGCTATCGCCCGAACGGTTGCGGCTTGGCTCTCACCGATCAGCCAGAAACTGGGTCCATCTGAGCTGCTTGAGGCCTCGTTGATCGGTCTTCAGGCGAACTTGTCGGCCTCGGCCAAGCCCACGGCTGCTGCGTCCTTGGCTGCCAGCAGCGGTTGTCCTGTCATCGGCCAAACAATGCCCACCAAGGGGTCGTCCCAGCGCAAACTGCGCTCGTGGGCGGGGTACCAGTAATCGGTGGTTTTGTACAAAAATTCAGCCGATTCACTGAGCACCACAAAGCCGTGCGCAAAACTCGGAGGCACCCACAACTGCTGGTGTTTTTGGGCATCCAGATACACCCCAACCCATTGGCCAAAAGTGGCCGAGCTTTGGCGCAGGTCCACCGCCCCATCGAACACCTGGCCTTGCACCACCCGCACCAGCTTGCCCTGCGGGCACTGGATCTGGTAATGCAAGCTGCGCAACACGCCTTGGGCCGACTTGCTGTGGTTGTCCTGCAC
Protein-coding regions in this window:
- a CDS encoding adenosine kinase is translated as MSHYHLYAIGNALVDTEYEVSDALLHTMGVSKRHMTLIDTPQRAELLTHVQGLHARRTGGGSAGNTVVALAQLGGKAFYSCRVADDELGAFYSQDLQANGVATNLTHTQAKEGQTGSCMVLVTPDAERSMCTFLGATSQLDASSLHPQDIAKSKIYYMEGYLAASPSGLEAAVQGRQIAIEHQVATALTLSDVSMINFCRAGLEAMIGNGLVYLFANEEEAQTWCGTTELDAIIGQLSALAKTVCLTRGAKGCIVIQGNQRIEVPAVPAQAVDTNGAGDMFAGAFLYGITHGQTPSEAAALANRTAAAVVSQHGNRLTAVQMQQIHADFLKA
- the rfbC gene encoding dTDP-4-dehydrorhamnose 3,5-epimerase, whose translation is MPEVLLLEPQVFGDACGFFFESFNQRDFAVKTGVDLPFVQDNHSKSAQGVLRSLHYQIQCPQGKLVRVVQGQVFDGAVDLRQSSATFGQWVGVYLDAQKHQQLWVPPSFAHGFVVLSESAEFLYKTTDYWYPAHERSLRWDDPLVGIVWPMTGQPLLAAKDAAAVGLAEADKFA